A DNA window from Christiangramia salexigens contains the following coding sequences:
- a CDS encoding LolA family protein gives MKKLVFILIAIFSLNTQAQSSQKAEKLLNEVSSKVKAYDNMVIDFKYALENTAENVSQETRGDVSIDGEKYVLNLMGTTQMFDGKKIYTIIPEDEEINISNYVEEDNNSITPSKMFSFYEEGYNYEMDITQNHKGRKIQYVKLTPKDSKAEIKSILLGIDQQTKHIYNLIQTQDNGTKITITVNSFKTDQPLAKNLFTFNESRYSNYYINRID, from the coding sequence ATGAAAAAGTTAGTATTTATCCTAATTGCAATTTTCTCTTTAAACACTCAGGCACAGAGTTCTCAGAAAGCCGAAAAATTATTGAACGAGGTCTCCTCCAAAGTGAAGGCCTATGATAATATGGTTATCGATTTTAAGTATGCCCTGGAAAACACTGCAGAAAATGTAAGTCAGGAAACCAGAGGAGATGTTAGTATAGATGGAGAAAAATATGTTCTGAACCTTATGGGAACCACCCAGATGTTTGACGGAAAGAAGATCTACACCATCATTCCTGAAGATGAAGAGATAAACATCTCCAATTATGTAGAAGAGGACAACAACAGCATTACCCCATCAAAAATGTTCAGTTTTTATGAGGAGGGCTACAATTATGAAATGGATATTACGCAAAACCATAAAGGACGTAAGATCCAATATGTAAAATTGACACCAAAAGACAGCAAAGCTGAAATTAAAAGCATTCTGTTAGGTATAGATCAGCAAACAAAACATATCTACAATCTTATCCAAACGCAAGATAACGGCACAAAGATCACTATTACAGTAAATAGCTTTAAAACAGACCAGCCACTGGCGAAGAATCTGTTCACCTTTAACGAAAGCCGTTACAGCAATTATTACATCAACAGAATAGATTAA
- a CDS encoding FtsK/SpoIIIE family DNA translocase, protein MAKKKAKTKKTTNKSRKFSLKLNRQQKVVLGSFLMLFGLALIVAFVSFLFNWQADQSILNEFTDRQANAKNWLSKFGAAVSDFFIYRGFGIASFSIAILTLLTGIYLFLGFQSTSLKKFWFWGVLVMIWFSIFLGFFATENALLGGRIGFEMNDFLQDYLGFIGTALLMLFLLMAYISIRFKVTPELIGSYFKSGKQELQDAFDERSTSAVSETDEELDWKKEVKIQTEEKPASIDLSDPKPEVKEVEEEAEPEMKIQEPVKEEIEDVSMEVEAAPEEEEEDNLSNKLVRDFGEFDPTLELKNYKFPTIDLLKDYGGTITINQEELEENKNRIVETLKNYKIEIAQIKATVGPTVTLYEIIPEAGIRISKIKNLEDDIALSLSALGIRIIAPIPGRGTIGIEVPNKNASIVSMRSVISSPKFQNAEMELPLALGKTISNETFVVDLAKMPHMLMAGATGQGKSVGLNAILTSLLYFKHPAEVKFVLVDPKKVELTLFNKIERHYLAKLPDTDEAIITDNTKVINTLNSLCIEMDNRYELLKNAMCRNLKEYNTKFKARKLNPNDGHKYLPYIVLVVDEFADLIMTAGKEVETPIARLAQLARAIGIHLIIATQRPSVNVITGIIKANFPARVAFRVTSKIDSRTILDNQGADQLIGRGDMLFTQGNELKRLQCAFVDTPEVDKITEFIGSQKAYPDAHLLPAYESEESGTGLDIDVSERDKLFREAAEVIVTAQQGSASLLQRKLKLGYNRAGRIIDQLEAAGIVGPFEGSKARQVLITDLAALDQLLNEAPNN, encoded by the coding sequence ATGGCTAAAAAGAAAGCTAAAACAAAAAAAACCACCAACAAATCCAGAAAATTTTCGCTTAAGCTTAACAGACAGCAAAAAGTGGTTTTAGGTAGCTTCCTAATGCTATTTGGTCTGGCTCTTATCGTCGCATTCGTCTCCTTTCTATTTAATTGGCAGGCAGACCAAAGTATCCTAAATGAATTTACAGACAGGCAGGCGAACGCAAAAAACTGGCTAAGCAAATTTGGAGCAGCAGTAAGTGACTTCTTTATTTATCGCGGTTTCGGAATTGCATCTTTCTCTATTGCCATTCTTACCTTATTAACAGGTATTTATCTTTTTTTAGGATTTCAAAGTACCAGTCTTAAAAAGTTCTGGTTCTGGGGAGTTCTGGTCATGATATGGTTCTCGATTTTTCTAGGCTTTTTTGCTACCGAAAATGCACTATTGGGAGGGAGAATAGGTTTTGAAATGAACGATTTTCTACAGGATTATCTCGGCTTTATAGGTACTGCCTTACTGATGCTTTTTCTACTAATGGCTTATATAAGCATCAGGTTCAAGGTCACTCCAGAACTTATTGGAAGTTATTTTAAATCGGGCAAACAAGAACTTCAGGATGCATTTGATGAACGATCAACTTCAGCAGTTTCAGAAACCGATGAGGAATTAGACTGGAAAAAAGAAGTTAAAATTCAAACCGAAGAGAAACCAGCTAGTATAGACCTTTCAGATCCTAAACCAGAGGTTAAGGAAGTTGAAGAGGAAGCGGAACCGGAAATGAAAATTCAGGAACCTGTAAAAGAAGAAATTGAAGATGTTTCCATGGAGGTTGAGGCAGCGCCCGAAGAAGAGGAAGAAGACAATTTAAGCAATAAACTGGTTCGGGATTTTGGGGAATTTGACCCCACTCTTGAGTTGAAAAATTATAAGTTTCCTACCATTGATCTGCTGAAAGATTATGGCGGCACCATCACGATAAATCAGGAGGAACTTGAAGAAAATAAAAATCGAATTGTAGAGACTTTAAAAAACTACAAGATCGAGATCGCTCAGATTAAAGCAACGGTTGGTCCCACAGTTACTCTATATGAAATAATTCCCGAAGCCGGTATCAGGATTTCCAAGATCAAGAATCTCGAGGATGATATCGCCTTGTCTCTTTCTGCACTTGGAATAAGGATCATCGCTCCAATTCCGGGACGAGGAACGATTGGTATAGAAGTGCCTAACAAAAACGCGAGTATCGTCTCCATGCGTTCGGTTATCTCGTCTCCAAAGTTTCAAAATGCAGAAATGGAATTACCATTAGCTTTGGGTAAAACGATCTCTAACGAAACTTTTGTTGTGGACCTTGCCAAAATGCCTCACATGTTGATGGCGGGTGCCACCGGTCAGGGTAAGTCTGTAGGATTAAATGCGATACTTACTTCCCTACTCTACTTTAAACATCCTGCTGAGGTTAAATTCGTACTGGTAGATCCTAAGAAAGTTGAACTTACATTATTCAATAAAATTGAACGCCATTACCTGGCTAAATTACCGGATACCGACGAGGCTATAATCACAGATAATACTAAGGTGATCAACACATTGAATTCCCTCTGTATAGAAATGGACAACCGTTACGAATTGCTGAAAAACGCAATGTGTCGTAACCTAAAAGAATATAACACCAAGTTCAAGGCGAGGAAATTAAATCCTAACGACGGGCATAAATATTTACCTTATATCGTGCTCGTGGTAGATGAATTTGCCGATCTTATCATGACGGCTGGTAAAGAAGTAGAAACACCAATCGCCAGACTGGCTCAGTTAGCAAGGGCTATTGGGATACATCTTATTATTGCCACCCAAAGACCTTCGGTAAATGTAATTACCGGTATAATAAAAGCCAACTTTCCTGCACGTGTGGCCTTTAGAGTAACTTCCAAGATAGACTCGAGAACAATTCTGGATAATCAGGGAGCCGATCAATTAATTGGTAGAGGGGATATGCTCTTCACACAAGGGAATGAATTAAAAAGACTTCAATGTGCATTTGTTGACACGCCAGAAGTAGATAAGATCACCGAATTCATTGGTTCTCAAAAAGCATATCCTGATGCGCATTTATTACCTGCCTATGAAAGCGAGGAAAGTGGCACAGGACTTGATATAGATGTCAGCGAGCGGGACAAACTGTTTCGTGAAGCCGCAGAAGTGATCGTTACCGCCCAGCAGGGATCGGCATCATTGCTTCAGAGAAAATTAAAACTTGGCTATAACCGTGCAGGTAGAATTATAGATCAACTAGAAGCCGCAGGCATAGTAGGTCCTTTTGAAGGAAGCAAGGCAAGACAGGTTTTAATTACAGATTTGGCGGCACTGGATCAATTATTAAATGAAGCACCAAACAATTAA
- a CDS encoding diacylglycerol kinase, with protein MKDSFLGKRIRGGGYAIKGAWLLLKHEPSIQVQFVLAVSVCIAGWYFEITTAEWIYQFIAIGLVMCTEGMNTAMEAMADFVHPDFHNKIGHIKDIAAGAVFIAAVIATIIAGFIYFPYIF; from the coding sequence ATGAAAGATAGTTTCCTCGGAAAAAGAATCAGAGGAGGTGGATACGCAATTAAAGGAGCCTGGTTACTTTTAAAACATGAACCAAGCATCCAGGTGCAGTTTGTGTTAGCCGTGAGCGTTTGTATTGCAGGCTGGTATTTTGAGATCACTACAGCAGAATGGATCTATCAGTTTATAGCCATTGGACTAGTGATGTGCACCGAAGGCATGAACACAGCGATGGAGGCCATGGCCGATTTTGTGCACCCCGATTTTCATAATAAAATAGGTCATATAAAAGATATTGCAGCCGGTGCTGTTTTTATCGCGGCTGTGATAGCTACTATCATAGCAGGATTCATTTATTTCCCCTATATATTTTAG
- the tpx gene encoding thiol peroxidase, translated as MARIDLGGDKVTTYGNLPELDEKAPHFELIKSDFSIGTLEDFKGMRVIMNIFPSINTGVCANSVRNFNQKVSEMKNTTVLCISRDLPFAQHKFLKEEALGNVTNLSDFRDRNFGKDYGVEMIDGPWEGLLARAVIVLNENGHIIHSQLVPKIDDEPDYLTALKTLL; from the coding sequence ATGGCAAGAATAGATCTTGGAGGAGATAAGGTAACCACCTATGGCAACCTTCCGGAATTAGATGAAAAGGCACCGCATTTTGAACTTATAAAATCCGACTTTTCTATTGGCACCCTTGAAGATTTCAAAGGTATGAGAGTTATCATGAATATCTTTCCAAGTATTAATACCGGAGTGTGTGCAAATTCAGTACGCAACTTCAACCAAAAGGTTTCCGAAATGAAGAACACTACCGTTCTTTGCATTTCACGGGATCTTCCATTTGCTCAACACAAATTTTTAAAGGAAGAAGCTTTAGGTAATGTCACTAATCTTTCGGATTTTCGCGATAGAAATTTTGGTAAGGACTATGGTGTTGAGATGATCGACGGGCCATGGGAAGGGCTTTTAGCCCGGGCCGTTATTGTTTTAAATGAAAACGGCCACATCATTCATTCCCAATTGGTACCAAAGATCGATGATGAACCGGATTACCTTACCGCACTGAAAACACTTTTATAA